In one Steroidobacteraceae bacterium genomic region, the following are encoded:
- a CDS encoding aromatic ring-hydroxylating dioxygenase subunit alpha, producing the protein MKKYANNPAAIRALVRDTEVHRDLYISEELFELEMQHFWRNAWIYLGHESQVPKAGDFYTTEIVRQPLIMLRGSDGKLRVLFNRCAHKGAKVVNAVGGNASPALRCPYHGWTFKLDGSLRTVPLKGGYEGTGFDSCESNRGMREVPHVRNYRGFVFIKFSDAGMDFDEYFGEALTSIDNMVDRSPEGRLEIAGGVLRYMHDCNWKMFVENLNDAMHPMVAHESSAGTAKSIWSRQPEGTPMPMVVEQFVPFVNGYDFFEKMGVQIYPNGHSYSGVKFSIHSNYSAVGEYERRMSDAYGEERARKILGEARHNTVYYPSLTIKGAIQAIRVARPIAHDKTLLESWTFRLAGAPAEILERTVTYSRLINAPTSVVGHDDLLCYRAIQRGLESEPLEWISLHRNWSPSERDSIAGVHNGTSEVSMRGQFRAWRQLMLASMEQAS; encoded by the coding sequence ATGAAAAAATACGCGAACAATCCGGCCGCCATACGCGCCCTGGTGCGCGACACCGAAGTTCACCGCGATCTGTATATCAGCGAGGAACTTTTCGAACTCGAGATGCAGCATTTCTGGCGCAACGCCTGGATCTATCTCGGCCATGAGAGCCAGGTCCCCAAGGCGGGTGACTTCTACACTACCGAGATCGTGCGCCAGCCACTGATCATGCTGCGTGGCAGTGATGGCAAACTGCGCGTTCTGTTCAACCGCTGCGCGCACAAGGGCGCCAAGGTCGTCAATGCGGTCGGTGGCAATGCGAGTCCGGCACTGCGCTGTCCCTACCATGGCTGGACGTTCAAGCTGGACGGTAGCCTGCGCACCGTACCGCTGAAAGGCGGCTACGAAGGTACTGGGTTCGACAGCTGTGAGTCCAATCGTGGGATGCGCGAAGTGCCCCATGTACGCAACTACCGAGGCTTCGTGTTCATCAAATTCTCGGATGCCGGCATGGATTTCGACGAATACTTCGGCGAGGCCCTGACGTCGATCGACAACATGGTGGACAGATCTCCGGAGGGCCGGCTGGAGATCGCCGGTGGCGTGCTGCGCTACATGCACGATTGCAACTGGAAGATGTTCGTCGAGAACCTGAACGATGCCATGCACCCGATGGTTGCGCACGAGTCATCGGCCGGCACCGCGAAATCGATCTGGTCACGGCAACCCGAAGGCACGCCGATGCCGATGGTGGTGGAGCAATTCGTGCCGTTCGTCAACGGCTATGACTTCTTCGAGAAGATGGGTGTGCAAATCTATCCCAATGGCCACAGCTACAGCGGCGTCAAGTTTTCAATCCACTCGAATTATTCTGCGGTGGGGGAGTACGAGCGGCGCATGAGCGACGCCTACGGCGAAGAGCGCGCCCGCAAGATCCTCGGCGAGGCACGTCACAATACCGTCTACTATCCGAGCCTCACCATCAAGGGCGCGATCCAGGCAATCCGCGTTGCGCGGCCGATCGCCCACGACAAGACACTACTCGAGAGCTGGACATTCCGCCTGGCCGGCGCGCCCGCCGAAATCCTGGAGCGTACCGTCACGTACTCGCGCCTGATCAACGCGCCGACGTCGGTCGTGGGCCATGACGACCTGCTTTGCTACCGCGCGATACAGCGCGGGCTGGAATCAGAGCCACTCGAATGGATCAGCCTGCATCGCAATTGGTCGCCATCGGAGCGTGATTCAATCGCGGGCGTGCACAATGGCACGAGTGAGGTATCCATGCGTGGTCAGTTTCGCGCCTGGCGGCAACTCATGCTGGCATCCATGGAGCAGGCGTCATGA
- a CDS encoding aromatic-ring-hydroxylating dioxygenase subunit beta, with protein MSAKKFPASEDLVNFVYDEARLIDEKRLDEWFDLFTDDARYWMPLTRGQPDGEQHTSLFYEDKLLLQVRIERLNARRAPAQQQPSFCQHVLQQPRIESTSDDSWKLRTPFIYVETQLDEQVVLAGIAWHSLCVVDGRLRMRQKRVDLVNCDAAFPSIQLFP; from the coding sequence ATGAGCGCGAAAAAATTTCCCGCCAGCGAGGATCTCGTCAATTTCGTATACGACGAGGCGCGACTGATCGACGAAAAGCGCCTCGACGAGTGGTTCGACCTGTTCACTGACGATGCCCGTTACTGGATGCCGCTGACGCGCGGCCAGCCAGATGGCGAGCAGCACACGTCACTTTTCTATGAGGACAAGTTGTTGTTGCAAGTGCGTATCGAGCGGCTCAACGCCAGGCGCGCGCCCGCGCAACAGCAACCGAGTTTTTGCCAGCATGTGCTGCAGCAGCCACGCATCGAGTCAACCTCGGATGACAGCTGGAAACTGCGCACACCCTTTATATACGTGGAGACCCAGCTCGATGAGCAGGTCGTGCTGGCGGGAATCGCCTGGCACTCATTGTGTGTTGTCGACGGCCGCTTGCGCATGCGTCAGAAACGCGTGGACCTGGTCAACTGCGATGCCGCGTTCCCATCGATCCAATTGTTTCCATGA
- a CDS encoding indolepyruvate oxidoreductase subunit beta family protein, protein MTTLPSRPVTLALAALGGQGGGVVSDWLVAAARRSGWIAQATSVPGVAQRTGATIYYLEFFPASALAADGREPIMALMPCPGDVDIVVASELAEAGRAAVRGLITPDRTTVICSTHRDYTIAEKMAPGDGRMRNSEVTDTVTAASKRMIAFDMAAAANRSGGRISAVLLGAIAGSDVLPFALESYHDAIREAGIAVEQNIDAFTQGLNQARQNGAAQVQDNAPEVPTAPELPAQLAKRIGEQFPQPLRPVLATAAGWLIGYQDERYAGEFLDRLLPIARIDATAGNDHALSLAVARGLALWMCFEDTIRVADVKLSAERLQNLRSQSRVGAGELLQVSEFLKPRVEEILGTLPAGLALALQRRAAFVDWFARHAEGRQIRSDTVSGFLLLRVIAAMRRWRRRTLRYRQETARMNAWLEQVVEEAQRNYPLAVELAANQRLVKGYGDTHERGWQHFELLALEARRIRGRPDAARRISLLRAAALSDDNGASFRNLLHDSH, encoded by the coding sequence ATGACGACCCTGCCGTCACGTCCGGTCACGCTGGCCCTGGCCGCTCTCGGCGGCCAGGGTGGAGGTGTGGTAAGCGACTGGCTGGTCGCTGCGGCGCGCCGCAGTGGCTGGATTGCACAGGCGACCTCCGTGCCCGGGGTCGCGCAACGTACTGGCGCGACGATCTATTATCTGGAGTTCTTTCCAGCGAGCGCGCTCGCGGCAGATGGGCGCGAGCCGATCATGGCGCTGATGCCCTGCCCGGGAGACGTCGACATCGTCGTCGCTTCGGAATTGGCGGAGGCGGGCCGCGCCGCGGTGCGCGGCTTGATCACGCCGGATCGCACGACGGTAATTTGCTCCACTCATCGCGACTACACGATTGCCGAGAAAATGGCACCTGGCGATGGCCGCATGCGAAACAGTGAAGTCACCGATACGGTAACGGCTGCCAGCAAGCGGATGATTGCCTTCGACATGGCGGCGGCGGCGAACCGAAGTGGCGGCAGGATCAGCGCCGTGCTGCTCGGTGCGATTGCAGGTTCCGATGTACTGCCGTTCGCTCTCGAGAGCTATCATGATGCGATACGCGAGGCGGGCATCGCGGTCGAACAGAATATCGACGCCTTCACGCAGGGCCTGAATCAGGCTCGACAAAATGGCGCCGCTCAAGTGCAGGACAACGCGCCGGAGGTACCGACCGCGCCCGAACTACCTGCACAGCTTGCGAAGCGAATCGGCGAGCAGTTTCCGCAGCCGCTGCGCCCCGTACTCGCGACAGCGGCCGGCTGGCTGATCGGCTACCAGGATGAGCGTTACGCCGGTGAATTCCTCGATCGATTGCTGCCGATCGCGAGGATCGATGCCACTGCCGGGAACGATCACGCCCTTAGTCTCGCCGTTGCGCGGGGCCTGGCCCTGTGGATGTGTTTCGAAGACACCATCCGCGTGGCCGATGTAAAGCTGAGCGCAGAGCGACTGCAGAACCTCCGCTCACAGAGCAGGGTCGGCGCGGGTGAACTGTTGCAGGTCAGTGAGTTCCTGAAGCCGCGCGTTGAGGAAATACTCGGTACGCTTCCGGCAGGTCTTGCGCTCGCGCTGCAGCGGCGAGCGGCGTTCGTCGATTGGTTCGCCCGCCACGCCGAGGGCCGCCAGATCCGTAGCGACACGGTGAGCGGCTTCCTGCTGCTGCGCGTGATCGCGGCAATGCGCCGCTGGCGCAGACGCACGCTGCGCTATCGACAGGAGACGGCGCGCATGAACGCCTGGCTCGAACAGGTCGTCGAGGAAGCGCAGCGAAATTACCCGCTGGCGGTGGAATTGGCCGCGAACCAGCGCCTCGTCAAGGGCTATGGTGATACCCACGAGCGCGGCTGGCAGCATTTTGAGTTGCTTGCGCTCGAGGCACGGCGCATTCGCGGCCGCCCGGATGCGGCAAGGCGGATCTCATTGCTGCGCGCTGCCGCGTTGAGTGATGACAACGGCGCGAGTTTTCGCAATCTCTTGCACGATTCGCATTAG
- a CDS encoding carbon-nitrogen hydrolase family protein gives MTKFIAAAVQWAPIVHDSAACADKAVQAIADAAREGARLVVLPEAWIPGYPYWAGTSIRSAEYQGFLQEFNRQAIRVPGPETERIQAAAAKHQCTVVFGCDERAAGSIYCTIVYIGSDGRLLGKHRKLMPTLTERMVWAMGDGSDLEAYDTDCGRIGGLNCFEHHMALARYAVGSLGVQVHASLWPGYEWLNPIVDACTRQLAFENACFVVVAREVMSPEQIAVNMPQVEIDRSGYQMTGGSAIIAPGGTYLAGPVSGEKETIVCAEIDLDRCLQQKWWFDGYGHYARPDVMRLDWDRRAKRAVRDRD, from the coding sequence ATGACCAAGTTCATCGCCGCCGCCGTACAGTGGGCGCCCATCGTTCACGACTCGGCAGCTTGCGCGGACAAGGCTGTGCAGGCAATTGCGGACGCGGCGCGCGAGGGCGCAAGGCTCGTCGTGCTGCCGGAAGCATGGATACCGGGTTATCCATACTGGGCGGGCACGTCCATTCGCTCTGCCGAATACCAGGGCTTCCTGCAGGAATTCAACCGTCAGGCAATCCGCGTACCCGGTCCCGAGACCGAGCGCATACAGGCGGCGGCTGCGAAGCATCAGTGCACGGTGGTTTTCGGTTGCGATGAGCGCGCAGCCGGCAGCATCTATTGCACCATCGTTTACATTGGCAGTGACGGACGCCTGCTGGGCAAGCACCGCAAACTCATGCCGACACTGACCGAAAGAATGGTCTGGGCAATGGGTGACGGTTCGGACCTCGAAGCCTATGACACCGATTGCGGTCGCATCGGCGGCTTGAACTGCTTCGAGCATCACATGGCGCTCGCGCGTTATGCCGTCGGCAGCCTGGGCGTACAGGTGCACGCATCGCTATGGCCAGGTTACGAATGGCTCAATCCCATCGTCGATGCATGCACGCGCCAGCTCGCATTTGAAAACGCATGCTTCGTCGTGGTTGCGCGCGAAGTGATGTCGCCGGAACAAATCGCCGTTAACATGCCACAGGTCGAGATCGATCGCAGCGGTTATCAAATGACGGGCGGCAGTGCCATCATCGCACCGGGCGGCACCTATCTTGCCGGACCGGTTTCGGGTGAGAAGGAAACCATCGTTTGCGCCGAAATCGATCTCGATCGCTGCCTGCAGCAGAAGTGGTGGTTTGACGGCTACGGTCACTATGCCCGTCCTGATGTCATGCGTCTCGACTGGGACCGACGTGCCAAGCGTGCCGTGCGCGACCGTGACTGA
- a CDS encoding thiolase family protein → MSKRRNYEGVAVAVPVTMPYVRFSIRSAHWWLARALGEITKSSGIAKEQIDGLCVSSFLLTPDTAVGLTQHLGMSVRWLDHIPMGGACGIVALRRAARAVQSGDAEIVACIAGDTNHVDSFRHTLASFSQFARDAVYPYGSGGPNGSFAFLTAYYMREYGVSREDFGKLCIAQRANALDNPIALFRKPLTLDDYLQARPIAAPLRLFDCVMPCAGAEGFLVMSADRARHLGLPAARVCATIERHNAYPDDAVQWRGGWALDREELYGSADLAPEDIDLLQVYDDYPVIVLMQIEDLGFCAKGEGASFVRANSFTRDGSFPLNTNGGQLSVGQAGAAGGYLGLTETIRQLTGMAGPLQMAKAHHALVSGFGMINFDRGLCSGAAILAREGS, encoded by the coding sequence ATGAGCAAGCGCCGCAATTACGAGGGCGTTGCCGTCGCGGTGCCTGTCACGATGCCCTATGTGCGGTTTTCGATTCGCAGCGCGCACTGGTGGCTGGCGCGGGCATTGGGCGAGATCACGAAGTCCTCGGGTATTGCCAAGGAGCAGATAGACGGCCTGTGCGTCTCGAGTTTCCTGCTCACTCCCGACACCGCCGTCGGCCTTACCCAGCATCTCGGCATGTCGGTACGCTGGCTCGATCACATTCCAATGGGTGGTGCATGCGGCATCGTGGCATTGCGGCGGGCTGCAAGGGCCGTGCAAAGCGGGGATGCCGAAATCGTCGCTTGCATCGCGGGCGATACCAACCACGTGGATTCCTTTCGTCACACCCTGGCGAGCTTCAGTCAGTTCGCGCGCGATGCCGTGTATCCCTATGGCTCAGGTGGGCCGAACGGCAGCTTTGCATTTCTCACCGCCTACTACATGCGCGAATATGGCGTCAGCCGTGAAGACTTCGGCAAGCTATGTATTGCGCAGCGCGCCAACGCCCTCGACAATCCCATCGCGCTGTTTCGAAAGCCGCTCACCCTGGACGATTATCTGCAGGCACGACCCATCGCAGCTCCACTGCGCCTTTTCGATTGCGTCATGCCCTGCGCCGGCGCCGAGGGGTTTCTCGTGATGAGTGCGGATCGCGCGCGGCATCTCGGGCTGCCCGCGGCGCGAGTTTGCGCCACCATCGAGAGGCACAATGCCTACCCGGACGATGCCGTGCAGTGGCGTGGCGGTTGGGCGCTCGATCGCGAGGAATTATACGGCTCGGCCGACCTCGCCCCCGAGGACATCGATCTTCTGCAGGTCTATGACGACTATCCCGTGATCGTGTTGATGCAGATCGAGGATCTGGGTTTCTGTGCCAAAGGGGAGGGCGCAAGTTTCGTGCGCGCAAACAGCTTTACCCGTGATGGGAGTTTTCCGCTCAACACCAACGGTGGACAGCTTTCGGTTGGCCAGGCTGGCGCCGCGGGCGGGTACCTTGGCCTGACCGAGACCATTCGCCAATTGACCGGCATGGCGGGTCCGTTGCAAATGGCAAAAGCGCACCATGCGCTGGTCAGCGGTTTCGGCATGATCAATTTCGATCGGGGACTTTGCAGCGGCGCGGCCATTCTTGCGCGGGAGGGTTCATGA
- a CDS encoding indolepyruvate ferredoxin oxidoreductase subunit alpha has product MAERSFAREIESLRLRAGEQFEGEGILAVTKALLQSGVAYVGGYQGAPVSHLMDVLADARGILDELGVKFESSASEATAAAMLAASVNYPVRGAVTWKSTVGTNVASDALANLASAGVIGGAMVILGEDYGEGASIMQERTHAFAMKSQMWLLDPRPNLPSIVQMVERGFELSEASQTPVMLMLRIRACHVVGRFLAKDNKPPRHRLEEALDNPRRSFEKIILPPSTFAQERSKIEERWPRACRFIVEEQLNEFFNADAADVGIVLQGGLYNTVLRALERMGLADIFGATRVPLYVLNVTYPLIPEEFQRFASGKRALLIVEEGQPEFIEQTVNQFINRAGMATRVIGKGPLPMAGEYTAQAVRAGIEKFLGEQAPHLLAGSAPAADAKVPKEVLVPLERLTSKLPARPSGLCTGCPERPLFASMKLLQRELGTFHVSADIGCHSFATLPPFDIGGSIMGYGLGAAGGAAFNVGHHRRPISLMGDGGFWHNGLTSGIANSVFNQHDGVTIIVDNGYSAATGGQYIPSSHAELASRSALHSIQSAVTGIGVKWLRTVRTYDMRGTMQALREALSTSYRGPKVIVAEGECQLNRQRRIAPQLRQAAAAGQRIVRQRFGIDELLCTGDHSCIRLSGCPSLTIKQGPNPLRSDPIAHVDNSCVGCGVCGEVAHAATLCPSFYRTDVIVNPDWRDRLLHWARRVVIAALRPRRRVVAGIAR; this is encoded by the coding sequence ATGGCCGAGCGATCATTTGCCCGGGAGATCGAGTCCCTGCGCTTGCGCGCGGGCGAGCAATTCGAGGGCGAAGGCATCCTCGCGGTCACCAAGGCGCTGCTGCAATCGGGCGTCGCCTATGTCGGTGGCTACCAGGGGGCGCCCGTATCGCACTTGATGGACGTGCTGGCCGATGCGCGCGGGATACTCGATGAACTCGGCGTCAAATTCGAATCGAGCGCGAGCGAGGCGACTGCCGCGGCCATGCTTGCCGCCTCGGTCAACTACCCGGTCCGCGGCGCCGTCACCTGGAAATCGACCGTCGGCACGAACGTCGCCTCCGATGCGTTGGCCAATCTCGCATCGGCCGGCGTCATCGGCGGCGCGATGGTGATCCTCGGCGAGGACTATGGCGAGGGCGCCAGCATCATGCAGGAGCGCACGCACGCCTTTGCAATGAAGTCCCAGATGTGGCTGCTCGATCCGCGGCCGAACCTGCCGTCCATCGTGCAGATGGTCGAGCGAGGTTTCGAATTGTCCGAAGCCAGCCAGACTCCGGTGATGCTGATGCTGCGCATTCGCGCCTGTCACGTCGTCGGGCGTTTCCTCGCCAAGGACAACAAGCCACCCCGTCATCGGCTCGAGGAGGCGCTCGATAACCCGCGGCGCAGCTTCGAGAAGATCATCCTGCCGCCGTCGACGTTCGCTCAGGAGCGCAGCAAGATCGAAGAGCGCTGGCCGCGCGCCTGCCGGTTCATTGTCGAGGAGCAGCTGAACGAGTTTTTCAATGCTGATGCTGCGGATGTCGGTATCGTGCTGCAAGGCGGCCTGTACAACACCGTGCTGCGTGCGCTCGAGCGCATGGGTCTGGCTGACATTTTCGGCGCAACGCGCGTGCCGCTCTATGTGCTGAACGTTACCTATCCGCTGATTCCCGAGGAATTCCAGCGCTTCGCGAGCGGCAAACGCGCTTTGCTGATCGTGGAGGAGGGGCAGCCGGAATTCATCGAGCAGACCGTCAATCAATTCATCAACCGGGCCGGCATGGCGACCCGCGTCATCGGCAAGGGGCCGCTGCCGATGGCCGGCGAATACACGGCGCAGGCGGTACGTGCGGGCATCGAGAAGTTCCTGGGCGAGCAAGCGCCGCACCTGCTCGCCGGCAGCGCGCCTGCCGCCGATGCCAAAGTGCCGAAGGAGGTACTGGTGCCGCTCGAGCGCCTGACATCGAAGTTGCCAGCGCGTCCTTCCGGGCTTTGCACAGGCTGCCCGGAGCGGCCGCTGTTTGCATCGATGAAGCTCCTGCAACGCGAACTTGGAACATTCCACGTGAGTGCGGACATCGGTTGTCACTCCTTCGCCACGCTGCCGCCTTTCGATATTGGCGGCAGCATCATGGGTTATGGCCTCGGGGCCGCCGGTGGCGCGGCATTCAACGTGGGTCACCACCGACGGCCGATAAGCCTGATGGGCGATGGCGGCTTCTGGCACAACGGCCTCACGAGCGGCATCGCCAATTCAGTCTTCAATCAGCATGATGGCGTGACCATCATTGTCGACAATGGTTATTCGGCGGCGACCGGTGGGCAGTACATCCCGTCGTCGCATGCCGAACTTGCTTCGCGCAGTGCCTTGCATTCGATCCAGTCGGCGGTGACAGGGATCGGTGTCAAATGGCTGCGCACGGTGCGCACCTACGACATGCGCGGGACCATGCAAGCGCTGCGCGAAGCGCTCAGCACTTCATACCGGGGACCCAAGGTGATCGTTGCGGAAGGCGAGTGCCAGCTCAATCGCCAGCGACGCATCGCACCGCAATTGCGCCAGGCTGCCGCGGCGGGACAACGGATCGTCCGGCAGCGCTTCGGTATCGATGAGCTGTTGTGCACGGGGGATCATTCCTGCATCCGGCTCTCCGGTTGCCCATCTCTCACGATCAAGCAAGGGCCAAATCCGCTTCGCAGCGACCCGATCGCCCACGTCGACAATAGCTGTGTCGGCTGCGGCGTATGCGGCGAGGTCGCGCATGCGGCGACGCTCTGCCCCTCGTTCTACCGCACGGACGTCATTGTCAATCCGGACTGGCGCGACCGTCTATTGCACTGGGCAAGGCGCGTGGTCATTGCGGCGCTGCGACCGCGACGCCGGGTCGTTGCCGGCATCGCGCGATGA
- a CDS encoding AMP-binding protein yields the protein MNAPKHSLWHESPYQALRAIAQEFPTHDCLQVLPETARIYDIPSGAISYREQFERVEHLRRWYERANLGAGDRVGLMLENRPQFHSHWFALNALGVSVVPLNVDWRSAELEYVLAHSEVAIVIALDSRRDVIASAAAAAGRERLQVVALSEAPDGTQAEANAAALRPLRETAPAPARPVSQCECALLYTSGTTGRPKGCILSNEYYVWAGQWYVSLEDLVTVRRGAERMLSPLPLTHMNAMAVSSMCMLLAGGCLILLDRFHPSSWWSSVHESGATIVHYLGVMPAMLLGATATDEDRNHAVRFGFGAGVNPAQHAPFEQRFGFPLIEAWAMTETGSGAVVIANHEPRHVGQACFGRPGSEVQTRIIDEGGADADPGAPGELLVRHAGEDPRFGFFTGYLKDKTATDHAWQDGWFHTGDVVRQDADGLMYFIDRRKNVIRRSGENISAVEVETVLVQHPKIAAVGVTAVPDAVRGDEVFACIVVRDAAPTRELADEIVRFALARLAYYKPPGYVQFCADLPRTATQKVQRAALRAAALEALHAGLAHDLTALKKRDASTA from the coding sequence ATGAATGCACCTAAGCATTCGCTATGGCACGAGAGCCCCTACCAAGCGCTGCGCGCAATCGCGCAGGAGTTCCCGACACATGATTGCCTGCAGGTGTTACCCGAGACCGCGAGGATCTACGACATACCATCCGGTGCAATCAGTTACCGCGAGCAATTTGAGCGTGTAGAACACCTGCGTCGCTGGTACGAGCGAGCGAATCTTGGCGCAGGCGATCGCGTCGGGTTGATGTTGGAGAACAGGCCCCAGTTTCACAGTCACTGGTTCGCCTTGAATGCTCTCGGAGTATCGGTCGTGCCGCTCAACGTCGATTGGCGCAGCGCCGAACTCGAGTACGTTCTCGCCCACAGTGAAGTCGCAATCGTCATCGCCCTGGATTCGCGACGAGACGTGATTGCATCCGCCGCCGCCGCCGCGGGGCGCGAGCGGCTGCAAGTGGTCGCGCTCTCGGAGGCACCCGATGGCACGCAGGCCGAGGCTAACGCGGCCGCATTGCGTCCATTGCGCGAGACGGCTCCAGCGCCTGCGCGGCCAGTGAGCCAGTGCGAATGTGCGCTCCTTTATACCTCCGGTACGACCGGCCGACCCAAGGGCTGTATCCTCAGCAACGAATATTATGTCTGGGCAGGTCAGTGGTATGTATCGCTCGAGGATCTGGTCACCGTCCGGCGTGGCGCAGAGCGTATGCTCTCGCCCCTGCCATTGACCCACATGAATGCGATGGCCGTCTCCAGCATGTGCATGCTGCTCGCGGGCGGCTGCCTGATCCTTCTGGATCGTTTCCACCCATCGAGCTGGTGGTCGAGCGTGCATGAATCCGGCGCAACGATCGTGCACTATCTCGGCGTCATGCCGGCCATGTTGCTCGGTGCGACTGCCACGGACGAGGACAGGAATCACGCCGTGCGCTTCGGATTTGGCGCGGGTGTCAATCCGGCTCAGCATGCGCCGTTCGAGCAGCGTTTCGGTTTTCCGCTGATCGAGGCCTGGGCAATGACCGAGACCGGCAGCGGCGCCGTGGTCATTGCCAATCACGAGCCGCGTCACGTGGGCCAGGCTTGTTTCGGTAGACCGGGGAGCGAAGTGCAAACGCGCATCATCGACGAGGGTGGTGCTGATGCAGATCCGGGTGCTCCCGGCGAATTGCTGGTGCGTCATGCCGGCGAGGATCCGCGTTTCGGTTTCTTCACCGGTTACCTCAAAGACAAGACCGCGACAGACCATGCCTGGCAGGACGGCTGGTTCCACACCGGCGATGTCGTGCGCCAGGACGCCGATGGGCTCATGTATTTCATCGACCGGCGCAAGAACGTGATCCGCCGCAGCGGTGAGAACATCTCGGCTGTCGAGGTCGAAACCGTGCTGGTGCAGCACCCGAAGATCGCGGCGGTGGGTGTGACGGCCGTACCGGATGCGGTTCGCGGTGATGAGGTGTTCGCCTGCATAGTCGTTCGCGATGCAGCGCCGACCCGCGAACTGGCGGATGAGATCGTGCGCTTTGCGCTCGCAAGGCTTGCCTATTACAAGCCGCCGGGCTACGTGCAGTTCTGCGCCGATCTGCCGCGTACCGCAACGCAGAAAGTCCAACGCGCCGCATTGCGTGCAGCGGCGCTCGAAGCGCTGCATGCGGGTCTTGCGCATGACCTCACTGCGCTGAAGAAGCGCGACGCCAGCACCGCATGA
- a CDS encoding MarR family transcriptional regulator has translation MADARTRGDPKFTRFRIADSPFYRLARCNGRYVQAMERELKRIDMDIPRWRTLMIVHEHEPSSVSEIAELAAMRLSTMTRVVQRLARDRLVRVAPRESDGRKTDVYLTANGQRAVDGVRHVASDVYRKAVASLTAAEVSELVTLLGKLFDGLASVNPVAMTDYAKETRHK, from the coding sequence ATGGCCGACGCCCGCACCCGTGGCGACCCGAAATTCACGAGGTTCCGGATCGCCGATTCCCCGTTCTATCGCCTGGCGCGCTGCAATGGACGCTATGTGCAGGCCATGGAGCGCGAATTGAAGCGCATCGATATGGACATTCCGCGCTGGCGCACGCTCATGATCGTGCATGAGCACGAGCCAAGCAGCGTGTCCGAGATCGCGGAGCTTGCGGCCATGCGGCTGTCGACCATGACCCGGGTCGTCCAGCGCCTCGCCCGCGACCGACTGGTCAGGGTCGCGCCACGAGAGAGCGACGGGCGCAAGACCGATGTCTACCTGACCGCAAACGGACAGCGCGCCGTCGACGGGGTGCGTCATGTTGCCAGCGATGTCTACCGCAAGGCGGTGGCGTCTCTGACCGCGGCGGAAGTTTCCGAGCTGGTCACGTTGCTCGGCAAACTGTTCGATGGGCTGGCGTCCGTCAACCCAGTGGCCATGACCGACTACGCCAAGGAGACCAGACACAAATGA